TCTCCAGGGGGCTGCCGACGAGGGCTCGCCACAGGGCAGCCGGTAGGGCTCGCGTGCGCAGCACAATTGCCTATATACTCCGGCCCACGGGGAGGTGCAAGCGGTGCTGGCCTTCCAGGACGTCTGCGCGGGCTACGGGGCTTCCCCGGTGCTCCGGGGAGTGACCGTGACGTTCGGACCCGGTCTGCACGTGGTCCTGGGGCCGAACGGCGCGGGCAAGACCACCCTCTTCCGGGTGGGGGCCGGGATCCTCCCCCCGTACGGAGGCTGCGTGCGGATCTTCGGCCAGGAGCTTTACCGGAACCCCCAGGCAAAGCGCCACGTGGCCTATCTTCCCCACCGCCCCGCCTTGCATCCCGGCCTCACGGTGCAGGAGAACCTGGAGTTCTGGGCCCGGGTTGTGGGGATCCCGTTGGGGGCCCGCGCCACCAGGATTCGGGAGGCTCTGGAGCGGCTCGGCCTGCTTGACCTCGCCCTCCGTCGTGCGGGGACCCTGAGCCGGGGGCAGGCCCAACGGGTGGCCGCGGCCCGGGCGCTGGTGCAGGAGGCCCGGGTCCTGCTCCTGGACGAACCCACGGCCGGGATGGATCCCGAGGCCGCCCGGACCCTGCGGACGCTGGTGCGGGACCTCGCCCGCTCGGGGTGTACGGTCCTCCTCAGCACCCACAACCTGTATGAGGCGAGCGAGTTGGGAGAGGACGTGGTCCTGCTCGGCGCGGGTCGGATCCTGGGCCGGGGAACCGCGGAGGAGCTGCGGGAACGCTTCGCGCCACGGCGACGGGTAGCCCTGCGGGTGGTAGGAGAGCCAGGGAGGGTCTTCGCGGAGTTGGGGCTCGCGGGCGTACGAGAAGGGAGCCGGTGGGTGGTGGAGGTGGGGGGGGACGAGGAAGTGGGGCGGCTTGTGCGAGCCCTGGTGGAGGCGGGCGTGGAGGTACGGGAGGTGACGGGCCTGAGAACCCCCCTGGAGGAGGTGTACTTCGGGCTGCTGGAGGGGTTGCCGGATGGCTGGAGAGATGAGTGAGCTGAGGAACGCCGGACGTCTGTGTGGGGCCCTCCTGTGGCGGGTGGTCCGGGATCAGAGGCAGAGGCTGCTCCTTGCGCCCCTCGGGTACGGAATCCTCGCCCTCACCGTCATGCTGCTGCCGGTCTACCTCCCAGGCGGTCCGCAGACCGCCGGGCGACTCCGGGAAGGATTGGGGATACTGATCGGGCCTCTCCCGGACCATCCCCTCGCGGTGGCCCTCGCCCTGGTGGTGGTGCAGGGCCCATACCTGGTGGGGGTCCTGGCCTCGGTGGCGGGGGCGGTGTTGAGTCAGGCCACGGTCACGAGCGAGACGGCCCGGGGAGGCCTCGAACTCCTCCTGAGCGCGCCCTACCGGCCCCGGGAGGTCTTCGCCGCGTTCCTCGTGAGCTCGTTCCTCTTGGTGGTCTTCTCCTGGGCGGTGCTCACCGCGGTGGCCATCGGACTCCCGCTTCTCATGCTTGCCTGGCTCGGCGCCCCCCGGATCCCCTCTTTCTATGTGGGCATCGCCCTCTTCGTGCCGCTCCCCATGGCCCTGTGGGCGGACCTCATCGCATCCGCGGTGACCCTCGCCTTCCCC
The nucleotide sequence above comes from Armatimonadota bacterium. Encoded proteins:
- the ccmA gene encoding heme ABC exporter ATP-binding protein CcmA, whose amino-acid sequence is MLAFQDVCAGYGASPVLRGVTVTFGPGLHVVLGPNGAGKTTLFRVGAGILPPYGGCVRIFGQELYRNPQAKRHVAYLPHRPALHPGLTVQENLEFWARVVGIPLGARATRIREALERLGLLDLALRRAGTLSRGQAQRVAAARALVQEARVLLLDEPTAGMDPEAARTLRTLVRDLARSGCTVLLSTHNLYEASELGEDVVLLGAGRILGRGTAEELRERFAPRRRVALRVVGEPGRVFAELGLAGVREGSRWVVEVGGDEEVGRLVRALVEAGVEVREVTGLRTPLEEVYFGLLEGLPDGWRDE